One Mugil cephalus isolate CIBA_MC_2020 chromosome 22, CIBA_Mcephalus_1.1, whole genome shotgun sequence genomic window carries:
- the LOC124999663 gene encoding sodium-coupled neutral amino acid transporter 2-like: MQNIGVISSYLYIIKYELPIVIQMLTGSNNGEWYINGDYLVLIVTFSIILPLSLLRNLGYLGYTSGLSLLCMVFFLIVVSMTNLLPSRTSLFHAVIT, translated from the exons ATGCAAAATATTGGAG TAATATCAAGCTACCTCTACATAATCAAATATGAGCTGCCCATAGTGATTCAGATGTTGACAGGCAGCAACAATGG agaatGGTACATTAATGGAGACTACCTGGTACTGATTGTGACGTTTTCCATTATCCTGCCCCTCTCGTTGCTCAGAAACCTGG GTTACCTCGGATACACCAGTGGTCTGTCCCTCCTCTGCATGGTGTTTTTTCTGATTGTGGTGAGTATGACCAACCTTCTCCCTTCACGCACCAGTTTATTTCATGCCGTCATTACTTGA